The Pseudomonas wenzhouensis genome has a segment encoding these proteins:
- a CDS encoding thymidylate synthase, whose translation MKQYLDLMRHVREHGTFKEDRTGTGTYSVFGYQMRFDLADGFPLVTTKKCHLRSIIHELLWFLQGDTNIKYLKDNGVSIWDEWADENGDLGPVYGYQWRSWPAPNGESIDQIAKLIEMIRKNPDSRRLIVSAWNPALVEQMALPPCHALFQFYVADGKLSCQLYQRSADIFLGVPFNIASYALLTLMVAQVCNLQPGEFIWTGGDCHLYANHIEQTDLQLTRQPLPLPTMKLNPEVKDLLAFKFEDFELLGYEAHPHIKAPVAV comes from the coding sequence ATGAAACAGTATCTCGACCTGATGCGCCACGTGCGCGAGCACGGCACCTTTAAGGAAGACCGTACCGGTACCGGCACTTACAGCGTGTTCGGCTACCAGATGCGCTTCGACCTGGCCGACGGCTTCCCACTCGTCACCACCAAGAAGTGCCACCTGCGTTCGATCATCCACGAGCTGCTGTGGTTTCTGCAGGGTGACACCAACATCAAGTACCTCAAGGACAACGGTGTCAGCATCTGGGATGAATGGGCCGACGAGAACGGTGACCTCGGCCCGGTGTACGGCTACCAGTGGCGCAGTTGGCCCGCGCCCAACGGCGAGTCCATCGACCAGATCGCCAAGCTGATCGAGATGATCAGGAAGAATCCGGATTCGCGCCGCCTGATCGTCTCGGCCTGGAACCCGGCGCTGGTCGAGCAGATGGCCCTGCCGCCGTGCCACGCGCTGTTCCAGTTCTATGTGGCGGACGGCAAGCTCAGTTGCCAGCTCTATCAGCGTTCGGCGGACATCTTCCTTGGCGTGCCCTTCAACATCGCCAGCTACGCGCTGCTGACGCTGATGGTGGCGCAGGTGTGCAACCTGCAGCCGGGCGAGTTCATCTGGACCGGCGGCGACTGTCACCTGTACGCCAACCATATCGAGCAGACCGACCTGCAACTGACCCGCCAGCCACTGCCGCTGCCGACCATGAAGCTCAACCCCGAGGTCAAGGATTTGCTGGCCTTCAAATTCGAGGACTTCGAGCTGCTCGGCTACGAGGCGCATCCGCATATCAAGGCGCCGGTGGCCGTCTGA
- a CDS encoding GTPase/DUF3482 domain-containing protein — MNAPLKLALVGHTNVGKTSLLRTLTRDVEFGEVSPRASTTRHVEGARLSVDGQALLELYDTPGLEDAIALLDYLERLDRPGERLDGPARLSRFLEGSEARQRYEQEAKVLRQLLASDAGLYVIDVREPVLAKYRDELAVLNMCGRPLLPVLNFVATAGHREGEWREALARLGLHALVAFDSVAPPEDGERRLYESLALLLERSRPQLQRLIEDHEAQRQARRQAGNRLIAELLIDCAACRRSVAAQPVLEQGAISELRDAIRQREQRCVEALLRLYAFRSSDAKAADLPLLDGRWGDDLFNPETLKQLGIKVGGGMAAGAATGVGVDLLVGGITLGAAAALGAVIGGSAQTLRNYGERLKGKLKGQRELTVDDAVLRLLALRQQQLLAALNVRGHAAMDAITLNAPQETLWRQGKLPAPLNVARAHPEWSSLNPGARLEEAERAEQVERLCSEIAMQAVG, encoded by the coding sequence ATGAACGCACCGCTGAAACTGGCCCTGGTCGGCCACACCAATGTCGGCAAGACCTCACTGCTGCGCACCCTGACCCGTGACGTGGAGTTCGGTGAGGTCTCACCGCGCGCCAGCACCACCCGCCATGTCGAGGGTGCGCGCCTGTCGGTGGATGGTCAGGCGCTGCTGGAGCTGTACGACACGCCAGGCCTGGAAGACGCCATCGCCCTGCTCGATTACCTGGAGCGCCTCGACCGCCCTGGCGAGCGCCTGGACGGACCGGCCCGTCTGAGCCGTTTTCTCGAAGGCAGCGAGGCGCGCCAGCGCTACGAACAGGAGGCCAAGGTGCTGCGCCAGCTGCTGGCCTCCGACGCCGGCCTGTACGTGATCGATGTGCGCGAGCCGGTACTGGCCAAGTACCGCGACGAACTGGCCGTACTCAACATGTGTGGCCGACCGTTGCTGCCGGTGCTCAACTTCGTCGCCACTGCCGGCCATCGTGAAGGCGAGTGGCGCGAGGCACTGGCGCGCCTCGGCCTGCATGCCCTGGTTGCGTTCGACAGCGTGGCGCCCCCCGAAGATGGCGAGCGGCGCCTATACGAAAGCCTCGCCCTGCTGCTGGAGCGTTCGCGCCCACAGTTGCAGCGCCTGATCGAGGATCACGAAGCGCAGCGCCAGGCCCGTCGTCAGGCAGGCAACCGGCTGATCGCCGAACTGCTGATCGACTGCGCTGCCTGCCGCCGCAGCGTCGCCGCCCAGCCGGTGCTGGAACAGGGCGCCATTTCTGAGCTGCGCGATGCGATTCGCCAACGCGAGCAGCGCTGCGTCGAGGCCCTATTGCGCCTGTATGCCTTCCGCAGCAGCGATGCCAAGGCGGCCGATCTACCCTTGCTCGACGGCCGCTGGGGCGACGACCTGTTCAACCCGGAAACGCTGAAGCAGCTCGGCATCAAGGTCGGTGGCGGCATGGCGGCCGGCGCCGCCACGGGCGTCGGCGTCGACCTGCTGGTCGGCGGCATCACCCTGGGCGCTGCCGCAGCGCTGGGTGCGGTGATCGGCGGCAGTGCACAGACCCTGCGCAACTACGGGGAACGACTGAAGGGAAAACTCAAGGGCCAGCGCGAGCTGACCGTCGACGATGCTGTACTGCGCCTGCTCGCCCTGCGTCAGCAGCAACTGCTGGCTGCACTGAACGTACGTGGACACGCCGCGATGGACGCCATCACCCTCAACGCACCTCAGGAAACCCTGTGGCGCCAGGGCAAGCTACCGGCGCCACTTAACGTGGCACGGGCGCATCCCGAATGGTCATCACTCAACCCCGGCGCGCGCCTGGAAGAGGCCGAGCGCGCTGAACAGGTAGAGCGTTTGTGCAGTGAAATCGCCATGCAAGCGGTGGGCTGA
- a CDS encoding sulfite exporter TauE/SafE family protein, with translation MELLLYLVLGSAAGVLAGLFGVGGGLIIVPVLVLSFTAQGMAPEILTHMAVGTSLATIVFTSINSLLEHHRNGAVRWPLFRWLSLGILLGAALGAMTASLIQGPLLQKIIGTFAIVVAVQMALDLKPKASGGVPGKPTLTVAGGVIGWASAIFGIGGGSLTVPFLVWRSVPMQQAVATSAACGLPIAIAGTLSFMFTGWGHASLPPWSVGFVYLPAVLGIAVTSMFFARLGARLAHRLSPLLLKRLFALLLLSVGLSFFI, from the coding sequence ATGGAGCTGCTGCTCTACCTGGTTCTGGGCTCGGCAGCAGGTGTGCTGGCCGGTCTGTTTGGCGTGGGCGGCGGTCTGATCATCGTGCCGGTGCTGGTGCTGAGTTTTACCGCTCAGGGCATGGCGCCGGAAATCCTTACGCACATGGCCGTGGGCACGTCTCTGGCGACCATCGTCTTTACCTCGATCAACTCGCTGCTCGAACACCATCGTAATGGCGCGGTACGCTGGCCGCTGTTTCGCTGGTTGAGTCTGGGCATTCTGCTCGGTGCGGCGTTGGGGGCGATGACGGCGTCATTGATCCAGGGGCCGTTGCTGCAGAAGATCATCGGCACTTTCGCCATCGTCGTGGCGGTGCAGATGGCGCTGGATCTGAAACCCAAGGCTAGCGGTGGTGTCCCAGGCAAGCCCACATTGACCGTGGCTGGCGGGGTAATCGGCTGGGCCTCGGCGATTTTTGGCATTGGCGGTGGTTCGTTGACCGTGCCCTTCTTGGTCTGGCGCAGCGTGCCGATGCAGCAGGCCGTGGCGACCTCGGCGGCCTGTGGCTTGCCGATTGCCATTGCCGGTACGCTGAGTTTCATGTTTACCGGCTGGGGGCATGCGAGTCTGCCGCCATGGAGCGTCGGTTTCGTCTACCTCCCGGCGGTGCTGGGCATCGCCGTGACCAGCATGTTCTTTGCCCGTTTGGGTGCGCGCCTGGCTCATCGCCTGTCGCCCCTGTTGCTCAAGCGTCTGTTCGCCCTGCTGCTGCTGAGCGTGGGCCTGAGTTTTTTCATTTAA
- a CDS encoding HAD family hydrolase produces MRLALFDLDNTLLAGDSDHSWGEFVCQRGLVDAAEYLARNDAFYADYCAGKLDVVAYQNFSQAILGRHDMAQLAQWHREFMAEVIEPIILAKGEALLAEHRAAGDKLVIITATNRFVTAPIAERLGVDTLIATECGMQDGRYTGQITGTPCYQAGKVTRLNEWLAETGYNLDGAYFYSDSRNDLPLLEAVANPVAVDPDEVLRATATERGWPVISLR; encoded by the coding sequence GTGCGCTTGGCCCTTTTCGATCTCGACAACACCCTGCTGGCTGGCGACAGCGATCACAGTTGGGGCGAATTCGTCTGCCAGCGCGGCCTGGTCGACGCAGCCGAGTACCTGGCGCGCAACGATGCCTTCTATGCCGATTACTGCGCCGGCAAGCTGGACGTGGTGGCTTATCAGAATTTCAGTCAGGCCATTCTCGGCCGCCACGACATGGCGCAACTGGCGCAGTGGCACCGCGAGTTCATGGCCGAGGTGATCGAGCCGATCATTCTGGCCAAGGGCGAGGCACTGCTGGCCGAGCACCGAGCCGCAGGTGACAAGCTGGTGATCATCACTGCTACCAACCGTTTCGTCACCGCGCCCATCGCCGAACGCCTGGGCGTGGACACGCTGATCGCTACCGAATGCGGCATGCAGGATGGTCGCTATACCGGGCAGATCACCGGTACGCCGTGCTATCAGGCTGGCAAGGTGACGCGCCTGAACGAATGGCTGGCTGAAACGGGGTACAACCTCGATGGTGCCTACTTCTACAGCGACTCACGCAATGACCTGCCGCTGCTTGAGGCCGTGGCCAACCCGGTAGCAGTCGACCCGGACGAGGTGCTGCGCGCCACCGCCACCGAGCGCGGCTGGCCGGTGATTTCGCTGCGCTGA
- the lgt gene encoding prolipoprotein diacylglyceryl transferase has translation MLPYPQIDPVAIALGPLKIHWYGLMYLVGIGGAWWLASRRLERFDATWSKDKLSDLVFWVAMGVILGGRLGYVFFYDFAAYIAEPAKILRVWEGGMSFHGGLIGVMLATWWFGKRNGKRFFELMDFIAPLVPIGLGAGRIGNFINAELWGKATDVPWAMVFPTDPEQLARHPSQLYQFALEGVALFTILWFYSRKPRPTMAVSGMFAACYGVFRFIVEFVRVPDAQLGYLAWGWLTMGQVLCLPMILGGIGLIAYAYKRQPVQGAA, from the coding sequence ATGCTGCCTTATCCGCAGATCGACCCGGTGGCCATCGCCCTTGGTCCCCTGAAAATCCACTGGTACGGCCTGATGTACCTGGTCGGTATTGGTGGCGCCTGGTGGCTGGCCTCGCGCCGGCTGGAGCGTTTCGATGCGACCTGGAGCAAGGACAAACTGTCCGATCTGGTGTTCTGGGTAGCCATGGGGGTGATTCTCGGCGGCCGTCTGGGCTACGTGTTCTTCTATGATTTTGCTGCCTATATCGCCGAACCGGCAAAGATCCTGCGGGTATGGGAAGGCGGTATGTCCTTCCACGGCGGCCTGATCGGGGTGATGCTGGCGACCTGGTGGTTCGGCAAGCGCAACGGCAAGCGCTTCTTCGAGCTGATGGACTTCATCGCGCCACTGGTGCCGATTGGCCTGGGCGCCGGGCGCATCGGCAACTTCATCAACGCCGAGCTGTGGGGTAAGGCCACCGACGTGCCCTGGGCGATGGTCTTCCCCACCGACCCCGAGCAACTGGCGCGCCATCCGTCGCAGCTGTACCAGTTCGCCCTGGAAGGCGTGGCGCTGTTCACCATCCTCTGGTTCTATTCGCGTAAACCACGTCCGACCATGGCGGTATCCGGCATGTTCGCCGCCTGCTACGGGGTGTTCCGCTTCATCGTCGAATTCGTTCGTGTGCCGGACGCCCAACTGGGCTACCTGGCCTGGGGCTGGCTGACCATGGGGCAGGTTCTCTGCCTGCCGATGATCCTCGGTGGCATCGGCCTGATCGCCTACGCCTACAAGCGCCAGCCCGTTCAAGGAGCCGCCTGA
- a CDS encoding RNA pyrophosphohydrolase, producing MIDSDGFRPNVGIILTNDVGQVLWARRINQDAWQFPQGGINDRESPEEALYRELNEEVGLEEQDVKILACTRGWLRYRLPQRLVRTHSQPLCIGQKQKWFLLRLTGAEDRVRMDLTGKPEFDGWRWVSYWYPLGQVVTFKREVYRRALKELAPRLIVRD from the coding sequence GTGATCGATTCTGATGGTTTCCGCCCGAATGTCGGCATCATCCTGACCAATGATGTCGGCCAGGTGCTCTGGGCCAGGCGTATCAACCAGGATGCGTGGCAGTTTCCCCAGGGTGGCATCAATGACCGTGAGTCGCCGGAAGAGGCGCTTTACCGTGAACTGAATGAAGAGGTTGGCCTCGAAGAGCAGGATGTGAAGATTCTCGCCTGCACCCGCGGCTGGTTGCGTTATCGTTTGCCGCAGCGTCTGGTGCGTACCCACAGCCAGCCGCTGTGCATCGGGCAGAAACAGAAGTGGTTTCTGCTGCGCCTGACCGGAGCCGAAGACCGCGTGCGTATGGACCTGACCGGTAAGCCTGAATTCGACGGCTGGCGCTGGGTCAGCTACTGGTACCCGCTGGGCCAGGTGGTCACATTCAAGCGCGAGGTCTACCGCCGTGCGCTCAAGGAACTCGCCCCGCGCCTGATAGTGCGCGACTGA
- a CDS encoding IS110 family transposase: protein MSSFDFIPLGIDISKKKIDCALMLGAKFKNKVFANNPEGFVGLCAWIDQHAQATVHICMEATGIYWEAVAVHLANAGHRVSVINPALAKAHAQSLGLRSKTDAIDAKALADYCRQRQPALWVAPSLSEQRLKALVLRLQGLVTMRTEEKNRIESARDSVRESLDKHLQWLDEEIKRIELQISQTLDDDPTLRGKRELLISIPGLGERTLSVLLAYGLGGERFDKARQFVAFAGLSVRAYESGSSVRGKPRMSKVGHSRLRSALYMPAMVALYRTDWGRRYRDRLAGNGKPAKVIIGAMMRKLVHVAFGVLKSGRKFDPELHVACAR, encoded by the coding sequence ATGAGCTCTTTTGACTTCATCCCTCTGGGAATCGACATATCCAAGAAGAAAATCGATTGCGCCCTGATGCTGGGTGCAAAATTCAAGAACAAGGTCTTCGCCAATAACCCCGAAGGGTTTGTCGGGTTGTGCGCTTGGATCGATCAGCACGCCCAAGCAACAGTGCACATCTGTATGGAGGCTACGGGCATCTACTGGGAGGCAGTGGCTGTACATCTGGCCAATGCGGGGCATCGCGTCAGTGTCATCAATCCAGCCCTGGCCAAAGCCCATGCTCAATCGCTGGGTCTGCGTAGCAAGACTGATGCAATCGATGCAAAGGCGTTGGCTGATTATTGTCGGCAACGACAACCTGCCCTTTGGGTTGCTCCATCACTTTCGGAGCAGCGGTTAAAAGCGCTGGTACTGCGCCTTCAAGGCCTAGTGACCATGCGCACCGAGGAAAAGAACCGGATCGAGTCGGCCCGTGACTCGGTGCGTGAAAGTCTGGACAAGCACCTGCAATGGCTCGACGAAGAGATCAAGCGTATTGAACTGCAGATATCCCAGACGCTTGATGATGACCCGACGTTACGAGGCAAGCGTGAGCTGCTGATCTCCATCCCTGGTCTTGGGGAACGCACCTTATCCGTTCTATTGGCCTACGGCCTGGGAGGAGAACGCTTCGACAAGGCGCGCCAATTCGTTGCCTTTGCCGGCTTGAGCGTGCGTGCGTATGAGTCTGGCAGCAGCGTCAGGGGCAAGCCGCGGATGTCCAAGGTCGGTCACTCACGGCTGCGCAGTGCGCTGTACATGCCCGCGATGGTGGCTCTGTACAGAACCGACTGGGGGCGTCGCTATCGTGACCGGCTTGCCGGTAACGGCAAGCCAGCCAAAGTCATCATCGGTGCCATGATGCGCAAACTCGTGCATGTGGCCTTTGGCGTGCTGAAGTCCGGACGAAAGTTCGACCCCGAACTCCATGTCGCTTGCGCCAGATAA
- the ptsP gene encoding phosphoenolpyruvate--protein phosphotransferase: MLNTLRKIVQEVNAAKDLKAALSIIVQRVKEAMGSQVCSVYLLDPETNRFVLMATDGLNKRSIGKVSMAPSEGLVGLVGSREEPLNLEDAASHPRYRYFAETGEERYASFLGAPIIHHRRVMGVLVVQQKERRQFDEGEEAFLVTMSAQLAGVIAHAEATGSIRGLGRQGKGVQEAKFIGVPGAPGAAVGTAVVVLPPADLNVVPDRRVDDIAAELELFDKALGWVREDMQELSEKLATQLRKEERALFDVYLMMLEDAALGNEVRKIIRTGQWAQGALRQVVLDHVNRFELMDDAYLRERASDVRDLGRRLLAYLQEERKTTLVYPDNTILVSEELSPAMLGEVPEGKLVGLISVTGSGNSHVAIFARAMGIPTVMGVVDLPYSKIDGIKLIVDGYHGEVFTNPSELLSKQYAEVVEEERQLTEGLDALRALPCETLDGHRMPLWVNTGLLADVARAQQRGAEGVGLYRTEVPFMINERFPSEKEQLATYREQLQAFHPLPVTMRTLDIGGDKALSYFPIKEQNPFLGWRGIRVTLDHPEIFLVQTRAMLKASEGLNNLRILLPMISGIQELEEALHLIHRAWGEVRDEGIDVPLPPIGMMIEIPAAVYQTRELARQVDFLSVGSNDLTQYLLAVDRNNPRVADLYDFLHPAVLQALQKVVNDAHLEGKPVSICGEMAGDPAAAVLLLAMGFDSLSMNATNLPKVKWLLRQITQSKAKELLGQVMTMDNPHLIYSTLHLALRNLGLGRVINPASNIQA, from the coding sequence ATGCTCAATACGCTGCGCAAGATCGTCCAGGAAGTGAACGCGGCCAAGGATCTCAAGGCGGCGCTGTCGATCATTGTGCAGCGTGTAAAAGAAGCGATGGGCAGCCAGGTCTGCTCGGTCTATCTGCTGGACCCGGAAACCAACCGCTTCGTGTTGATGGCCACCGACGGCCTCAACAAGCGCTCCATCGGCAAGGTCAGCATGGCGCCCAGCGAAGGCCTGGTCGGCCTGGTGGGGAGCCGTGAAGAGCCGCTGAACCTCGAAGACGCCGCCAGCCACCCGCGCTACCGCTACTTCGCCGAGACTGGCGAGGAGCGCTACGCCTCCTTCCTCGGTGCACCGATCATCCACCACCGCCGCGTGATGGGCGTACTCGTCGTGCAGCAGAAGGAGCGGCGTCAATTCGACGAAGGCGAAGAAGCCTTCCTGGTCACCATGAGCGCGCAGCTCGCCGGGGTGATCGCCCATGCCGAGGCAACCGGCTCGATTCGCGGTCTGGGGCGCCAGGGCAAAGGCGTACAGGAGGCCAAGTTCATCGGCGTGCCGGGTGCGCCGGGGGCAGCGGTCGGTACCGCTGTCGTGGTGCTGCCCCCGGCCGATCTCAATGTAGTGCCAGACCGCCGCGTCGATGACATCGCCGCTGAGCTGGAGCTGTTCGACAAGGCGCTGGGCTGGGTGCGTGAGGACATGCAGGAGCTGTCCGAGAAGCTCGCCACGCAACTGCGCAAGGAAGAGCGCGCACTGTTCGACGTGTACCTGATGATGCTTGAGGACGCCGCACTGGGTAACGAGGTGCGCAAGATCATCCGCACCGGCCAGTGGGCGCAGGGCGCCCTGCGCCAGGTGGTGCTCGACCACGTCAATCGTTTCGAGCTGATGGATGACGCTTACCTGCGCGAGCGCGCCTCCGATGTGCGCGACCTCGGTCGGCGCCTGCTTGCTTACCTGCAGGAAGAACGCAAAACCACGCTGGTCTACCCGGATAACACCATCCTGGTCAGCGAGGAGCTGTCGCCGGCGATGCTCGGCGAAGTGCCGGAAGGCAAGCTGGTCGGTCTGATCTCGGTGACCGGTTCTGGCAACTCCCACGTGGCGATTTTCGCCCGCGCCATGGGTATTCCCACGGTGATGGGCGTGGTCGATCTGCCGTATTCGAAGATCGACGGCATCAAACTGATTGTCGATGGCTACCACGGCGAAGTCTTCACCAACCCCAGTGAACTGCTGAGCAAGCAGTATGCAGAGGTGGTCGAGGAGGAGCGTCAGCTGACCGAAGGGCTCGATGCGCTGCGCGCGCTGCCCTGCGAGACGCTCGATGGTCATCGCATGCCGCTGTGGGTCAACACTGGCCTGCTTGCCGACGTTGCACGCGCTCAGCAGCGTGGCGCCGAGGGCGTTGGTCTGTACCGCACCGAAGTGCCGTTCATGATCAACGAACGCTTTCCCAGTGAGAAGGAACAGCTCGCTACTTACCGCGAGCAATTGCAGGCCTTCCATCCGCTACCGGTGACCATGCGCACCCTGGACATCGGTGGCGACAAGGCGCTGTCCTACTTCCCGATCAAGGAGCAGAACCCCTTTCTCGGCTGGCGCGGCATTCGCGTCACCCTCGACCACCCGGAAATCTTCCTGGTACAGACCCGCGCCATGCTCAAGGCCAGCGAGGGGCTGAACAATCTGCGCATCCTGCTGCCGATGATTTCCGGCATTCAGGAGCTGGAAGAAGCCTTGCACCTGATTCACCGTGCCTGGGGCGAAGTCCGCGATGAAGGTATCGACGTGCCGCTGCCACCGATTGGCATGATGATCGAGATTCCGGCGGCGGTGTACCAGACCCGTGAGCTGGCGCGGCAGGTGGACTTCCTTTCGGTCGGCTCCAACGACCTGACCCAGTACCTGCTGGCGGTCGATCGCAACAATCCGCGTGTGGCCGACCTCTACGACTTCCTCCATCCGGCGGTGCTGCAAGCCCTGCAGAAGGTGGTCAACGACGCTCACCTCGAAGGCAAACCGGTGAGTATCTGTGGCGAGATGGCCGGCGACCCTGCTGCTGCCGTGTTGTTGCTGGCCATGGGCTTCGATTCGCTGTCGATGAACGCCACCAACCTGCCCAAGGTGAAGTGGCTGCTGCGCCAGATCACCCAGAGCAAGGCCAAGGAACTGTTGGGCCAGGTGATGACCATGGACAACCCGCACCTGATCTACAGCACCCTGCACCTGGCGCTGCGCAACCTGGGGCTGGGCCGGGTGATCAACCCGGCGTCGAATATTCAGGCCTGA
- a CDS encoding NRDE family protein — MCLIVFAWQPESPTVLRLAANRDEFYARPSAALGEWPDAPGVFGGRDLQAGGTWLGVTAEGRFAALTNIRDPRLKAGPRSRGALTTEYLLGQASAPAYLDRIMRDAADYAGFNLLLGDRQQLWHFNSREGRPRQLRSGIYGMSNASLDTPWPKLLYAREALRERIEGVDEDLLELLSDNRQPADHLLPDTGVGLATERLLSSVFIASATYGTRASTVLNLEQSGDWNITERSFGAHGAVLGEVALRR; from the coding sequence ATGTGCCTGATCGTCTTCGCCTGGCAGCCGGAAAGCCCGACGGTGCTGCGCCTGGCGGCCAACCGCGACGAGTTCTACGCGCGCCCCAGCGCTGCACTGGGCGAATGGCCGGATGCCCCTGGTGTCTTCGGCGGCCGCGATCTGCAAGCCGGGGGTACCTGGCTCGGCGTTACCGCCGAAGGCCGCTTCGCCGCACTGACCAATATCCGCGACCCCAGGCTGAAAGCCGGCCCGCGCTCACGCGGCGCCCTGACGACCGAGTATCTGCTGGGCCAGGCGTCAGCGCCGGCCTATCTCGACAGGATCATGCGCGACGCCGCCGACTATGCTGGCTTCAACCTGCTGTTGGGCGACCGCCAGCAGCTCTGGCATTTCAACTCCCGGGAAGGGCGGCCTCGACAACTACGCAGCGGCATCTACGGCATGTCCAACGCCAGCCTCGACACCCCCTGGCCGAAACTGCTGTACGCCAGAGAGGCGTTGCGCGAGCGCATCGAGGGTGTGGATGAGGACTTGCTCGAGCTGCTGAGCGACAACCGCCAACCGGCCGATCACCTGCTGCCGGACACCGGCGTAGGGCTGGCGACGGAGCGCTTGTTGTCGAGCGTGTTCATCGCCAGCGCAACCTATGGCACCCGCGCCAGCACGGTGTTGAACCTTGAGCAGAGTGGCGACTGGAATATCACCGAACGCAGTTTCGGCGCTCATGGCGCCGTACTCGGCGAGGTCGCGTTACGCCGGTAG
- a CDS encoding REP-associated tyrosine transposase, whose translation MPNYRRERIAGATYFFTVTLADRRSRILVKEIALLRQVYVEANKRMPFKTIAICVLPDHLHAVWELPEDDHDYSLRWALIKSQFSRALPAMATVTASKSRRREKGIWQRRFWEHRIRDEDDLARHVDYIHFNPVKHGLVTQVGDWPYSSFHRYVARGLLSADWGGRGGDDGEFGE comes from the coding sequence ATGCCCAACTACCGCCGCGAACGGATTGCCGGTGCAACCTACTTCTTCACGGTCACTCTCGCTGATCGTCGTTCCCGCATACTGGTGAAGGAAATCGCGCTACTGCGCCAGGTCTACGTCGAGGCCAACAAGCGCATGCCGTTCAAGACCATCGCCATCTGCGTCTTGCCCGATCATCTGCATGCCGTATGGGAGCTGCCTGAGGATGATCACGACTATTCCCTACGTTGGGCATTGATCAAAAGCCAGTTCTCGCGTGCGCTACCTGCCATGGCTACCGTCACCGCCAGCAAATCCAGAAGACGTGAGAAAGGCATCTGGCAGAGACGCTTCTGGGAGCACCGCATCCGTGATGAGGATGATCTCGCGAGGCATGTCGATTACATCCATTTCAACCCGGTAAAGCACGGCCTAGTGACTCAGGTTGGCGACTGGCCTTATTCGAGCTTCCATCGTTATGTCGCGCGCGGGCTCCTGTCGGCAGATTGGGGTGGGCGGGGCGGTGACGATGGGGAGTTTGGGGAGTAG
- a CDS encoding DUF2269 family protein — MEHYLLVRILHSAPGVLLLLGLIAHGVMLFKAQRGGDATVLARKLRVTLLFSFPAFAVLALSLPVTGYWLVDTAGWPLGQTWLLLGSILYGVMMLLGLLLAGRLAAWRALGDTPAPTALKRLCLIYAGLILLLLIAIMALMGAKPT; from the coding sequence ATGGAACACTACCTGCTGGTTCGCATCCTCCACAGCGCCCCGGGCGTGTTGCTGCTGCTCGGCCTGATCGCCCATGGCGTCATGCTGTTCAAGGCGCAGCGCGGTGGAGATGCGACGGTGCTGGCGCGCAAGCTGCGCGTGACCCTGCTGTTCAGCTTCCCAGCATTTGCCGTGCTGGCGCTGAGCCTGCCGGTTACCGGCTACTGGCTGGTGGACACCGCCGGCTGGCCACTGGGACAGACCTGGCTGCTGCTGGGCAGCATTCTTTATGGCGTGATGATGCTGCTGGGCTTGCTGCTGGCCGGTCGCCTGGCGGCCTGGCGTGCGCTGGGTGATACGCCGGCACCGACAGCGCTCAAGCGCCTGTGCCTGATTTATGCCGGGCTGATTCTGCTGCTCTTGATCGCCATCATGGCGCTGATGGGCGCCAAGCCCACTTAA